Proteins from a single region of Oncorhynchus nerka isolate Pitt River linkage group LG18, Oner_Uvic_2.0, whole genome shotgun sequence:
- the fbxo30a gene encoding F-box only protein 30a, translating into MEALHAHCMKCVNRRCMIRPETGVSCDLIGCPLVCGAVFHSCKVEEHHLLCPFERVPCLNTGFGCPFTIARLKMAEHLETCPASVVCCTMEWNRWPVSYSDRKSYEYLSNVEVVEQLDMALALQDQRMLLESLRVTTNTSNNGYNKPAVETNEKMADVVSSVPETAVSNGMVEMDEAAALTNGVIEMDDEESYISVHKKNLAATLEVLRSAKEVNLINGIINGGKTERNGVLHNGENSDDDLKNVEMKESGTQLDCELGAVGGVSVDCGVGTGRQGDESHWIELDELIKSSEEVEKDGMMGLAEVGRPPLSNGFHHTGDDHNHLRRRERMDLSRSPPRRSEVNRSSDFRPVMPYLSMPNIVAPREPSGPHPPPLPIHLPLPMPLPNLEPYNVLQHLPLEIEDRWLERKLQNLQVLRGMSVFTFNGRRAMMSDPYLFRAKMEDKSVDTSDLEVTDDPLGLHGIDLITAALLFCLGDSPGGRSISDSRFVDGYRVDFGTQTFSFPSAILATNTMVGDIASASACDHASPQLSNPSPFHTLRLDLVLECVARYQTKQRTMFTFVCGQLFRRDEFSSHFKNVHGDIHAGLNGWLEHRCPLAYYGCTYSQRRFCPSVQGSRIIHDRHLGSFGVQPGMPPRFGDKTLPRNACRFGSTCDHLSSLPFEVQQYVASFLDGFSLCQLSRVSRTMRDVCGSLLKSRGMVVLLWENTRRADGSSSWQIQNKVWRFSTAFGTVNEWKFANIANMAEHLKKCKFNTITRRDEAIPLPCMCFTRELTKEGRSLRSVLKPVL; encoded by the exons ATGGAGGCGCTCCATGCCCACTGCATGAAGTGTGTAAACCGGAGGTGTATGATCCGCCCAGAGACTGGTGTGTCCTGTGATCTCATTGGCTGCCCTCTCGTCTGTGGAGCCGTCTTCCACTCCTGCAAAGTGGAGGAGCATCATTTACTATGCCCGTTTGAAAGAGTGCCTTGCCTCAACACTGGATTCGGGTGCCCTTTCACTATTGCTCGGCTCAAAATGGCTGAACACCTAGAGACGTGCCCAGCCAGTGTGGTGTGTTGCACCATGGAGTGGAACCGTTGGCCTGTGAGCTATTCAGACAGGAAGTCCTATGAGTACCTGAGCAATGTTGAAGTGGTGGAGCAGCTAGACATGGCCCTGGCTCTCCAAGATCAGAGGATGCTACTGGAGTCCCTCAGAGTCACCACCAACACGTCAAATAACGGATATAATAAACCAGCTGTGGAAACAAATGAAAAGATGGCTGATGTCGTGTCAAGTGTACCAGAGACTGCAGTTAGTAATGGAATGGTTGAAATGGACGAGGCTGCTGCTTTGACTAATGGAGTGATTGAAATGGATGATGAGGAGTCCTATATTTCGGTACACAAAAAGAACTTAGCAGCGACCTTGGAAGTTCTCAGAAGTGCAAAGGAAGTCAACTTGATCAATGGAATTATAAATGGGGGAAAAACAGAACGAAATGGGGTTCTCCATAATGGAGAGAACAGTGATGATGACTTGAAGAATGTAGAGATGAAGGAGAGTGGCACACAGTTGGACTGTGAGCTCGGAGCAGTGGGCGGAGTGTCCGTGGACTGTGGAGTCGGAACAGGCAGACAGGGAGATGAGAGCCACTGGATAGAGCTCGACGAACTAATCAAGTCttcagaggaggtggagaaggacgGCATGATGGGTCTAGCAGAGGTGGGTCGTCCTCCTCTCAGTAACGGTTTCCACCATACAGGAGACGACCACAATCACTTGAGACGACGTGAGCGGATGGATCTGAGCAGATCTCCACCCAGGCGCTCAGAAGTCAACAGGTCTTCAGACTTCAGGCCGGTGATGCCTTATCTCTCCATGCCTAATATAGTAGCACCACGGGAGCCCTCTGGGCCCCACCCTCCACCACTACCCATCCACCTGCCTCttcccatgcctctccctaatctGGAACCCTACAACGTGCTCCAGCACCTGCCCTTAGAGATCGAAGATAGGTGGCTGGAGAGGAAACTACAGAACCTCCAGGTGCTCCGAGGGATGAGTGTGTTTACGTTTAACGGGCGCAGGGCTATGATGTCTGATCCCTATTTGTTCAGAGCTAAAATGGAGGACAAGTCAGTGGACACCTCAGACCTGGAGGTAACTGACGATCCATTGGGGCTCCATGGGATAGACCTGATCACGGCAGCGCTGCTTTTCTGCCTGGGTGATTCCCCCGGGGGCCGCAGCATCTCAGACAGCAGGTTTGTAGACGGTTATCGCGTCGACTTTGGTACCCAGACCTTCTCCTTCCCCTCGGCAATACTGGCCACTAACACCATGGTGGGGGACATCGCCTCAGCGTCGGCCTGTGATCACGCCAGCCCGCAGCTTTCCAACCCCAGCCCCTTCCACACCCTCAGACTGGACCTGGTGCTGGAGTGCGTGGCCCGCTACCAGACCAAGCAACGCACCATGTTCACCTTTGTGTGTGGACAGCTGTTCCGCAGGGATGAGTTCTCCTCGCATTTCAAAAACGTTCACGGGGACATCCACGCCGGCCTGAACGGCTGGCTGGAGCACCGCTGTCCCCTGGCCTACTACGGCTGCACCTACTCCCAGAGACGCTTCTGTCCCTCTGTGCAAGGCTCCAGAATCATCCACGATAGACACCTGGGCTCGTTCGGGGTGCAGCCGGGTATGCCCCCCCGGTTCGGAGATAAAACTCTCCCCAGGAATGCCTGTCGGTTCGGCTCCACCTGCGACCACCTGAGCTCCCTGCCCTTCGAGGTGCAACAGTATGTGGCTAGTTTCCTGGATGGCTTCAGCCTGTGCCAGCTGTCCAGGGTCTCGCGTACCATGAGGGATGTGTGTGGCAGCTTACTCAAGTCCAGAGGCATGGTGGTGCTTCTCTGGGAGAACACACGACGGGCAGATGGGTCTTCCTCATGGCAGATCCAAAACAAG GTGTGGCGATTCAGTACGGCTTTCGGTACTGTGAACGAGTGGAAGTTTGCCAACATCGCCAATATGGCCGAACATCTGAAGAAGTGCAAGTTTAACACCATCACCCGTCGGGACGAGGCAATCCCTCTGCCCTGCATGTGCTTCACCAGAGAGCTCACCAAAGAGGGACGCTCACTGCGCTCAGTCCTCAAGCCAGTATTATGA